A segment of the Aromatoleum aromaticum EbN1 genome:
GTGCGTACTGCATCGCGATGGCGGCGACGATCACGGTGATCATCGCGAGTCAGCTCGGGCTGCCGGTGAGTTCCACGCATATCGCGGTGGGCGGCGTGTTCGGCGTGGGCTTCCTGCGCGAGTACCTGAAGAGCAACTATGCGCGCATGGTTGCCGACATCAAGGCGCATCACCCCGAAGGCGACCAGGCCGCCATCGATGCGTTCCTCGCCAGGTTCGCAGTCGCGCCGATCGACGAGAAGGGCCAGATGCTGCGCGAACTGAAGGCCAAGGCCAAGCAGCGACTCGATCCTGCCCACTTCTCGAAGATGGAGCGCAAGGGCCTGCGCAAGGTGTATCGCAAGGAGCTGGTCAAGCGCTCGCAGCTGATGCGCATCGCCGCCGCCTGGGTAATCACCGTCCCCGCGTCGGCGCTAATGGCGGGGCTCCTGTTCTTCATGATGCGCGGCATGATGCTCGGCTGACCGGCACGTCGCGCCGCTGCCGTCGTCCCTATCCCGCCATGTCCTCCTTCGAACTCGCCGCGCTGATCCTGCTGTGCCTGCTCGGCTGGTTCTGGCTCGACAGCATCAAGGTGCGCGAGCTGGGCGTACAGGCGGCGCGCAGCGCGTGCCGACGCGAAGGGGTGCAGTTCCTCGACGAGACGGTGTCGATCAGCGCGCTGCGGCTCGCCCGCGATGCGGACGG
Coding sequences within it:
- a CDS encoding DUF3301 domain-containing protein is translated as MSSFELAALILLCLLGWFWLDSIKVRELGVQAARSACRREGVQFLDETVSISALRLARDADGRVRLRRVYDFEFSASGDDRQRGSVMLLGNEVTMLDIGSRRPAEFTRH